The Chloroflexota bacterium genome includes a region encoding these proteins:
- a CDS encoding MarR family transcriptional regulator: MSTAKQFNTALREWAEIFMTRSMREWVRFIKSSGLSMPQFSTLMRLHYRGGCGISDISAHLDVTAPAASQMVDRLVQMGLLERGEDPNDRRAKQVTLSAKGRDLVEKGIEARNRWSEELATKLTAEQRGVVIDALAHLTEAAGKLEFKQE; this comes from the coding sequence ATGTCCACTGCCAAACAATTCAACACCGCCCTTCGCGAATGGGCCGAAATTTTTATGACCCGTTCTATGCGCGAGTGGGTGCGGTTCATCAAGTCTTCCGGGCTGTCCATGCCCCAGTTCAGCACGCTCATGCGCCTTCACTACCGGGGCGGATGTGGCATCTCCGACATCAGCGCCCACCTGGACGTGACCGCCCCTGCCGCCAGCCAGATGGTGGATCGGCTGGTGCAGATGGGCCTGCTGGAGCGGGGCGAAGACCCTAACGACCGCCGGGCCAAGCAAGTGACCCTCAGCGCCAAAGGCCGCGACCTTGTCGAAAAAGGGATCGAAGCCCGCAACCGCTGGTCGGAAGAACTGGCGACGAAGCTCACCGCCGAGCAACGCGGCGTTGTGATTGATGCGCTAGCTCACCTCACCGAAGCCGCCGGCAAGTTAGAGTTTAAGCAAGAGTAA